The following proteins are encoded in a genomic region of Ignavibacteriota bacterium:
- a CDS encoding glycosyltransferase family 2 protein, producing MTHSVVIVTRNRAQEVKDLLHCLAVQTTCADEILVVDASDTDETSGFCSNDKPAGTPLRYLRADADICTQRNIGIESSCGDIITFLDDDARIGPDYCATMLRYFENDASISGVGGSMTDVPLPGLVERVFRCLFFIQTNRGRNRFRLSGFPDFGFAFPHDREVDFLASTAASFRKSAIGALRFDTGAFSGRALGLQTGRAFAEDVWFSFQVGRSGRLIVGASLAFFHTPSPASRDGVHVTQTLYYHAMRTVSARMAHGIIQQLARRWALIGCGLLAMIQTVVKRDLGYLTGYLASSRLPASSRTA from the coding sequence ACCGTGCGCAGGAAGTGAAAGACCTCCTGCACTGCCTTGCCGTTCAGACGACCTGTGCCGACGAGATACTTGTTGTCGATGCGTCGGACACTGACGAGACATCCGGATTCTGCTCGAACGATAAACCCGCAGGTACGCCTCTCCGCTACCTTCGCGCGGATGCGGATATCTGCACACAGCGCAACATAGGTATCGAGTCGAGCTGCGGGGACATCATCACATTCCTCGACGATGATGCTCGCATTGGCCCGGACTATTGCGCCACCATGCTTCGCTATTTCGAAAATGACGCCTCCATCTCGGGCGTCGGCGGTTCAATGACCGATGTCCCATTGCCCGGACTCGTCGAGCGCGTGTTCCGCTGTCTGTTTTTCATCCAAACAAACAGAGGCCGGAACCGCTTTCGTCTGTCGGGATTCCCTGACTTTGGATTCGCATTTCCACACGACCGCGAGGTCGACTTTCTTGCCAGTACGGCCGCCTCGTTTAGAAAATCCGCCATCGGTGCGCTACGATTCGACACAGGGGCATTCAGCGGGCGGGCGCTGGGACTACAAACCGGTCGAGCATTTGCGGAGGACGTGTGGTTTTCATTTCAGGTGGGACGGAGCGGCCGCCTTATCGTCGGCGCGTCACTGGCATTTTTTCACACGCCAAGTCCGGCATCGCGTGATGGTGTCCATGTGACCCAGACCTTGTACTACCACGCGATGCGGACCGTAAGCGCGCGCATGGCACACGGCATCATTCAGCAGCTCGCACGCCGATGGGCTCTTATCGGGTGCGGCCTGCTTGCGATGATACAAACGGTTGTGAAACGCGACCTCGGGTACCTCACCGGCTATCTTGCTTCATCCCGTCTACCGGCATCGTCAAGAACGGCCTGA
- a CDS encoding sterol desaturase family protein, translating into MFESDFMEFFSHVHWSVPLWIFVPVIAACTYAALAVYELPLSKAVLVILAGLALWTFIEYSLHRFIFHYHPKSGWGQKIHWMFHGVHHDYPSDPLRLVMVPAVSLPLATAFYFLWTVLFGTVHAAPLMAGMLTGYLAYDMTHYAVHHFPIKGRVFGYLREYHMRHHFADPDRGYGVSSPLWDIILRTSFQRDQSGRS; encoded by the coding sequence ATGTTCGAGAGCGACTTCATGGAGTTTTTCTCGCATGTGCACTGGTCCGTCCCGCTCTGGATCTTCGTCCCCGTGATAGCCGCATGTACGTACGCCGCTCTTGCCGTGTACGAACTCCCTCTCTCGAAAGCAGTGCTCGTGATCCTCGCCGGACTCGCGCTATGGACGTTTATCGAGTACTCGCTTCACCGGTTTATTTTCCACTACCATCCGAAATCCGGGTGGGGACAGAAGATTCACTGGATGTTTCATGGTGTCCATCACGACTATCCCAGCGATCCGCTGCGTCTCGTCATGGTGCCAGCCGTGAGTCTTCCGCTCGCCACCGCGTTCTACTTTTTATGGACAGTGCTTTTTGGCACCGTACATGCCGCACCGCTCATGGCCGGCATGCTGACAGGATACCTAGCGTACGACATGACGCATTACGCTGTGCATCACTTCCCGATAAAAGGCCGCGTGTTCGGCTATCTTCGAGAGTATCACATGCGCCATCACTTCGCGGATCCTGATCGCGGCTATGGTGTCAGTTCCCCGCTTTGGGATATCATCCTTCGTACATCATTTCAGCGGGATCAATCAGGCCGTTCTTGA
- a CDS encoding UPF0182 family protein — translation MKTRRIITFVLLGLIALLIVLSMAAGFITDFWWFDSLGFAGVFQTSYETRYGLWLASFVLFLAAMYGTLRTGLASVPSIPADPRFANLFEALGKFARVALYGGAVICGFMTSGYIAGHWMDALAAAQAEYFGIADPIFGNDVGYYVFTLPFLDVVKNWLLATVVLAFIGTLLVYLVRQGVSFAFGRVAASPRARVHLASILAVFFVLLAFHSWLGRYDVLYSTRSGSFFGAGYTDVNAQLPAAWIVIVLTLAAGGLLVQALIKGAYKRLAQVFGGYVAIAILATGVFPAVIQGIVVNPNEQIKELEYIRNNITFTRVAFGLDRIEERTMKPTMNLTASDLAADTATLRNIVLWDYRPLASTLDQLQVIRLYYDFPDVDVDRYRLPDGSYRQVMLGARELNQDKLPANARTWVNQKLVYTHGYGIGMSPVNVVTDEGLPEFFVKDIPPTSSVGLEIRRPEIYFGEETRTPVVVKGNIDEFDYPVGDQNRMTRYLEQTGVDMGSFFRRLMFALHFADFNLLISGYIGPESRMVYHRAIQDRVSKIAPFLSYDGDPYLVVGDGRLVWMYDAYTTTDAFPYSRPVGNISYIRNSVKITIDAYNGETQFYSFGIDTDPIIRVYARIFPGLFKPIDAMPASLQKHVRYPQDLFDMQAEVYSTYHMEDPTVFYNKEDLWNIANEKLQEEVQKMESYSVVMRLPGEPREEYIQMVPYTPNRRDNMIAWLCARSDGANYGRMLVFKFPKQELTYGPMQVTARIDQDPIISSQLTLWNQQGSSVTRGNLLVFPIKEDVMYVQPVYLQATSGKLPELKRVIVSYGNRISMEPTLEEALRRVFGGNAALSTPAPRSSPAAAITSPTANTSPLNVSQLSKSALERYERAVKYQREGNWSKYGEELELLKQDLKKLVEQSAK, via the coding sequence ATGAAGACGCGCCGCATCATCACGTTTGTACTGCTCGGTCTAATTGCGCTCCTGATTGTCCTCTCGATGGCGGCAGGATTCATCACCGACTTCTGGTGGTTCGACAGTCTCGGTTTCGCGGGTGTATTCCAGACCTCCTACGAGACACGATACGGACTGTGGCTGGCTTCGTTTGTACTCTTTCTTGCCGCGATGTACGGAACGCTGCGCACAGGCCTCGCCAGCGTCCCGTCGATTCCCGCCGATCCACGTTTTGCAAATCTTTTCGAGGCCCTTGGCAAGTTTGCCCGCGTCGCCCTTTACGGCGGCGCCGTGATTTGCGGTTTCATGACCTCGGGGTACATCGCCGGCCACTGGATGGACGCACTTGCGGCGGCCCAAGCGGAATATTTCGGAATAGCGGATCCAATCTTCGGCAACGATGTGGGGTATTACGTTTTCACACTTCCGTTCCTGGATGTGGTGAAGAACTGGTTGCTGGCCACCGTGGTACTCGCATTTATCGGCACGCTGCTCGTGTACCTCGTTCGGCAAGGCGTGTCTTTCGCGTTCGGCCGCGTTGCAGCGTCACCCCGTGCGCGCGTTCATTTGGCATCGATCCTTGCAGTGTTTTTTGTTCTGCTCGCATTCCATTCCTGGCTCGGGCGTTATGATGTGCTGTACTCGACACGGTCAGGCAGTTTTTTTGGAGCGGGATACACCGACGTCAACGCGCAACTTCCCGCCGCATGGATAGTGATTGTGCTGACCCTGGCGGCAGGCGGGCTGCTTGTGCAGGCGCTTATCAAGGGCGCGTACAAACGCCTGGCGCAGGTCTTTGGTGGATACGTCGCAATCGCGATTCTCGCGACAGGCGTGTTCCCCGCGGTTATTCAGGGCATCGTTGTCAACCCGAACGAGCAGATAAAGGAACTCGAATACATCCGCAACAACATCACGTTCACTCGTGTCGCGTTCGGGCTCGATCGCATCGAAGAGCGCACCATGAAACCGACGATGAATCTGACGGCCTCCGATCTTGCCGCAGATACCGCAACTCTGAGGAACATCGTTTTGTGGGATTACCGCCCGCTTGCGTCGACGCTCGACCAACTTCAGGTCATCCGCTTGTACTACGACTTTCCCGATGTCGATGTGGACCGCTACCGTCTGCCCGACGGATCGTATCGACAGGTTATGCTCGGCGCCCGTGAATTAAATCAGGACAAACTACCCGCAAATGCGCGGACCTGGGTGAACCAGAAACTCGTCTATACGCACGGCTATGGCATCGGTATGAGTCCGGTGAATGTTGTCACCGACGAAGGTCTGCCTGAATTTTTTGTGAAGGACATACCTCCGACCTCGAGCGTGGGCTTGGAGATTCGCAGGCCGGAGATTTATTTCGGCGAGGAAACACGCACACCTGTGGTGGTGAAGGGCAACATCGACGAGTTCGATTATCCCGTCGGAGACCAGAACCGCATGACTCGATACCTTGAGCAGACAGGCGTCGACATGGGATCCTTCTTCCGTCGGCTGATGTTCGCTCTGCACTTCGCGGACTTCAACCTTCTCATTTCGGGATACATCGGTCCGGAGAGCAGAATGGTGTATCATCGTGCGATACAGGACCGTGTTTCGAAGATAGCTCCCTTCCTCTCGTACGACGGGGATCCGTACCTGGTGGTCGGTGACGGGCGTCTGGTGTGGATGTACGACGCATACACGACGACCGATGCGTTCCCGTATTCGCGTCCTGTGGGAAACATCTCCTACATTCGGAACTCCGTGAAGATCACGATCGACGCGTACAATGGCGAGACGCAGTTTTACTCGTTCGGGATTGACACCGATCCAATCATCAGGGTCTACGCAAGAATCTTCCCGGGTCTGTTCAAACCGATCGACGCGATGCCCGCCTCACTTCAGAAACATGTTCGGTATCCGCAGGACTTGTTCGATATGCAAGCCGAGGTATACTCGACCTACCACATGGAGGATCCGACCGTGTTTTACAACAAGGAGGATCTGTGGAATATCGCGAACGAAAAACTGCAGGAAGAGGTGCAGAAGATGGAGAGTTACTCCGTCGTCATGCGCCTTCCCGGCGAACCGCGGGAAGAGTACATACAGATGGTCCCGTACACTCCGAACAGACGTGATAACATGATCGCCTGGCTGTGCGCGCGCAGCGACGGGGCGAATTACGGGAGAATGCTCGTGTTTAAATTCCCGAAGCAGGAACTGACATATGGTCCGATGCAGGTAACTGCACGAATCGATCAGGATCCGATCATTTCCTCGCAACTCACCCTGTGGAATCAGCAGGGATCGAGCGTTACGCGAGGGAATCTGCTCGTCTTTCCGATCAAGGAAGATGTGATGTATGTGCAACCGGTGTATCTGCAGGCGACGTCAGGGAAGCTTCCCGAGCTGAAGAGAGTGATTGTCTCGTACGGAAATCGCATTTCGATGGAGCCGACTTTGGAAGAGGCGCTGCGGCGAGTATTCGGAGGCAATGCCGCTCTGAGCACACCTGCTCCGAGGTCAAGCCCGGCTGCTGCGATCACATCTCCCACCGCCAATACATCGCCACTCAATGTGTCGCAGCTTTCGAAATCGGCTCTTGAGCGATATGAACGCGCGGTCAAATATCAGCGCGAGGGCAACTGGTCGAAGTACGGCGAGGAACTCGAACTTCTGAAACAGGATCTCAAAAAACTTGTGGAGCAGAGCGCGAAGTAG
- a CDS encoding sulfurtransferase, translating to MSRTNLITASELRTEINHPSLRIFDCRHDLGRPEAGRQDYMQAHIPSAVFCALDEHLSDPVGSHGGRHPLPSIERMERVFSALGIQSGTSNVVAYDDAGGSWAARLWWMLRYLGHDCVRILDGGFTAWKSLPGDTEMGSGTPPAPAVFRAEPHLGMRVDIDKVKGRADGVHLVDARAAERFRGDNEPIDPIAGHIPGAVNLPWAGNHSASLHLLPVEQLRARYENLHPESIFYCGSGVTSCISVLAMEEAGLGMPRLYTGSWSDWISWPDNPVATGD from the coding sequence ATGAGCAGAACAAACCTCATCACCGCGTCCGAATTGCGGACCGAAATCAACCATCCTTCTCTCCGGATATTTGATTGCCGCCACGACCTCGGCAGGCCTGAAGCGGGTCGTCAGGACTACATGCAGGCGCATATTCCATCGGCCGTCTTCTGCGCTCTCGACGAGCACCTGTCCGATCCGGTTGGTTCGCACGGAGGAAGACATCCACTGCCTTCTATCGAGCGTATGGAACGCGTCTTTTCAGCACTCGGAATACAGAGTGGGACCTCCAACGTGGTAGCCTATGATGACGCGGGCGGCTCTTGGGCTGCACGTCTGTGGTGGATGCTCCGCTATCTCGGGCATGATTGTGTCAGGATTCTCGACGGCGGATTCACCGCGTGGAAATCGCTTCCCGGTGATACGGAAATGGGATCGGGTACACCTCCCGCCCCCGCTGTGTTTCGGGCAGAACCGCATTTGGGAATGCGTGTTGATATCGACAAGGTGAAAGGACGCGCCGACGGCGTGCATCTTGTGGATGCGCGTGCAGCGGAAAGATTCCGCGGCGATAACGAACCAATTGATCCGATTGCCGGCCATATCCCGGGCGCGGTGAATCTGCCCTGGGCGGGCAATCACAGCGCATCATTGCACCTGCTGCCCGTCGAGCAATTGCGTGCGCGGTACGAGAACCTGCATCCTGAATCTATTTTTTACTGTGGCTCGGGGGTGACATCCTGCATTTCCGTCCTTGCAATGGAAGAAGCGGGACTCGGCATGCCGCGCCTATACACAGGGAGTTGGAGCGATTGGATCTCCTGGCCGGATAATCCCGTCGCGACGGGAGACTGA
- a CDS encoding choice-of-anchor D domain-containing protein gives MTDGIRISSANTGQQLAGIVTDGAGGAYVAWWHRGNGSYDIYAQRIDSAGRIQWSENGYPVCRAQHDQQWAAIRSDGQGGCIIAWQDKRGQDNDIYAQRFGASNVPLWGDSGVAVTNAPGDQMYPDLACDGNGGAFIVWMDRRAGDDVYGQRLRGDGSRAWASDAPIAVYNDRQIAPRVVAMSQGRAAVLWQDFRSGNAAAALYLQLIDSTGAQSFDQGYQIAISPKSQSGVFFTDDGRGGATASWTDFRNGLTDGDVYTGAILPDGTIPQTASIYGQPICTIAGTTQELAQVLSDSAGGAFIVWQDKRNTFDYDLYINRISAAGLTNFTGWDLNGTVLIKEEHDQLRPQIVASGRGSAIVVWVDGRVADGQADIYAQKVDYAPWLSSMRDTVRFGIRPVSSTTFDTLVVSNSGPVDLTITDIRRPPGNNGAADFRITSPATLPITLKTDSSLRIPLAFTPTTTGLREAQVRIKSNFSVDPFLIPLRGTGTNPKISTPSLFIFGPSRVGSPIDTQIVDCITNSGTGPLVVTNLRFTGEHPGDFSVLHPDTVPFIVDERSSLPLRLRFTPSGEGSRSAILEVINATTDSVRRITLRGAGGYPTLTTSPSRVRFDRVMITRTSTKTVEVRNTGGIDLRLLRAQLDSGRADQFTIDGFTATTVPPNGYVQFSVTFRPTEVGSFASKVNIESDDPASPHRIPVDGIGDQFNAAGTVAETPDARIIALSPQPCQQGQPLAIEYGLMRPTANLRLGLRDLLGRSLVLVTWGRRDAGRHIEHLDFGSLPSPAPPGVYMLTIEAEMENGTLVRLAAPVLITQ, from the coding sequence ATGACTGACGGCATCCGGATCAGTTCCGCAAATACAGGCCAGCAATTGGCCGGCATTGTAACAGACGGCGCGGGTGGCGCCTATGTCGCGTGGTGGCATCGCGGCAACGGCTCGTACGATATTTATGCGCAGCGCATCGATTCTGCAGGAAGGATTCAATGGAGCGAAAACGGCTATCCGGTGTGTCGCGCGCAACATGATCAGCAATGGGCCGCAATTCGCTCGGACGGACAGGGTGGCTGTATCATCGCATGGCAGGACAAACGTGGACAGGACAACGATATCTACGCCCAGCGATTCGGCGCTTCGAACGTCCCTCTCTGGGGAGACAGCGGCGTAGCGGTCACGAACGCCCCAGGTGATCAGATGTACCCCGATCTCGCGTGTGATGGAAATGGCGGCGCGTTTATCGTGTGGATGGACCGCAGGGCCGGAGACGATGTATATGGACAGCGACTGCGGGGCGACGGCAGCCGTGCATGGGCTTCAGATGCGCCAATTGCTGTGTACAACGACCGTCAGATCGCACCTCGAGTAGTTGCCATGAGTCAAGGACGCGCAGCGGTTCTGTGGCAGGATTTTCGATCAGGCAATGCAGCAGCAGCACTGTATCTCCAGCTTATAGATTCGACCGGAGCGCAGAGCTTTGACCAAGGATATCAGATCGCAATCTCGCCGAAATCGCAGTCGGGGGTCTTTTTCACCGATGACGGGCGCGGTGGCGCAACGGCCTCATGGACGGACTTTCGCAACGGCCTCACGGATGGAGATGTGTACACCGGGGCAATCCTCCCCGACGGGACAATCCCACAGACTGCCTCCATCTACGGGCAGCCGATATGCACTATTGCGGGCACGACACAGGAACTGGCCCAGGTGCTCAGCGACAGTGCAGGCGGAGCATTCATAGTCTGGCAGGACAAGAGGAACACCTTCGACTACGATCTGTACATAAACCGCATATCGGCGGCGGGGCTGACGAACTTCACGGGATGGGACCTCAACGGCACGGTGCTGATCAAGGAAGAGCACGACCAACTGCGACCACAAATTGTCGCATCCGGTCGCGGCTCCGCAATCGTTGTATGGGTTGACGGACGTGTCGCCGACGGACAGGCCGACATATATGCACAAAAGGTCGACTATGCTCCGTGGTTGAGTTCGATGAGAGACACCGTGCGGTTTGGGATCCGTCCTGTCAGCAGTACCACATTTGATACACTCGTAGTTTCGAATTCCGGTCCCGTCGATCTCACGATCACCGACATCCGCAGACCGCCAGGAAACAATGGCGCGGCTGATTTCCGCATCACGAGTCCGGCCACACTCCCAATCACACTCAAGACCGATTCTTCGCTCCGGATCCCGCTTGCATTTACGCCAACGACTACGGGTTTGAGGGAAGCACAGGTACGCATCAAGAGTAATTTTTCCGTCGATCCGTTTCTGATTCCTTTGAGAGGAACCGGTACGAATCCAAAGATTTCGACTCCTTCACTCTTTATTTTTGGACCCAGCCGTGTCGGCTCTCCGATCGATACACAGATTGTTGACTGCATTACCAATTCCGGGACCGGGCCACTTGTGGTTACCAATCTTCGTTTCACTGGTGAACATCCGGGTGATTTTTCTGTACTGCATCCAGACACGGTTCCTTTCATCGTTGACGAGCGATCATCGCTGCCGTTGCGGTTACGCTTCACTCCTTCGGGCGAGGGCTCGAGGAGCGCGATCCTCGAGGTTATCAACGCGACGACAGACTCGGTCCGGCGCATCACGCTACGCGGCGCAGGCGGCTACCCCACGCTCACCACAAGCCCGAGCCGTGTTCGTTTTGACCGCGTGATGATCACACGTACGAGCACCAAAACCGTTGAAGTCCGGAACACGGGAGGCATAGATCTCCGTCTGCTTCGTGCGCAACTCGACAGCGGACGTGCCGATCAGTTTACCATCGATGGCTTTACTGCGACCACCGTTCCGCCCAACGGATATGTTCAATTCTCGGTAACTTTTCGACCAACCGAAGTGGGTTCCTTTGCTTCAAAGGTTAACATCGAGAGCGACGATCCGGCTTCACCGCATCGCATCCCGGTCGATGGTATCGGCGATCAGTTCAATGCTGCAGGCACCGTGGCCGAAACACCTGATGCGCGCATCATCGCGTTGTCGCCCCAGCCATGTCAACAAGGGCAGCCATTAGCCATCGAGTACGGACTCATGCGCCCCACGGCCAATCTCCGTCTCGGACTCCGTGACCTCCTCGGCAGGAGCTTGGTGTTGGTGACTTGGGGCAGGCGTGATGCAGGACGACACATTGAACACCTGGATTTTGGGTCGCTGCCTTCACCTGCGCCTCCAGGCGTATATATGCTGACGATTGAAGCTGAAATGGAAAATGGAACATTGGTACGACTTGCAGCGCCGGTCCTGATAACGCAATAA
- a CDS encoding TerC family protein: MEWITDPSAWIALLTLTVLEIVLGIDNIIFISIMTGKLPAKKQPKARMVGLALAMLTRIGLLFSLSWIMRLTAPLFTLVGAEISGRDIILLLGGAFLIFKSTHEIHDKLEGEEEKARSRMKASFANVIVQIVLLDIVFSLDSVITAIGMANQLEVMVLAVVLAVGVMMFAAKPIGVFVEKHPTIKMLALSFLLLIGLSLIAEGLDQHIPKGYVYFSMGFSVFVEMLNLRVKKRRGTPVALRQRPAPSPERGS, encoded by the coding sequence GTGGAATGGATTACCGACCCGTCGGCTTGGATCGCCCTGCTGACATTGACGGTGCTCGAGATAGTGCTCGGCATCGACAACATCATCTTTATTTCCATCATGACGGGAAAACTGCCGGCGAAGAAACAGCCGAAGGCCCGGATGGTGGGGCTTGCGCTCGCTATGCTCACGCGTATCGGACTTCTCTTTTCGTTGTCGTGGATCATGCGGCTCACAGCGCCGCTGTTTACACTCGTCGGCGCCGAAATTTCCGGCCGGGATATCATTCTGCTCCTCGGTGGCGCATTCCTCATTTTTAAAAGCACGCATGAGATTCATGACAAGCTCGAAGGAGAGGAGGAGAAGGCGCGCAGTCGCATGAAGGCATCGTTTGCCAATGTCATCGTGCAAATCGTGCTGCTCGATATCGTCTTCTCACTCGATTCGGTCATCACTGCGATCGGAATGGCGAATCAGCTCGAGGTGATGGTACTTGCAGTGGTGCTTGCGGTCGGTGTCATGATGTTTGCCGCGAAACCGATAGGTGTCTTTGTTGAGAAACACCCAACGATAAAGATGCTGGCCCTGAGCTTCCTGTTGCTGATCGGCTTGTCCTTGATTGCGGAAGGTCTCGACCAGCACATCCCCAAGGGCTACGTGTATTTTTCGATGGGCTTCTCGGTATTTGTCGAGATGCTCAATCTCCGTGTGAAGAAAAGGCGAGGCACGCCTGTCGCATTACGACAACGACCCGCCCCGTCCCCGGAACGCGGTTCCTGA